In one window of Pseudodesulfovibrio sediminis DNA:
- a CDS encoding OmpA/MotB family protein, giving the protein MQFNGKFIPKRKTPAPDGGWQLTLADMMTLILCFFVIMLAVSKIDPNRYEAVSDIMAEAMKGKAAPSKRASEPVQAVVEKKQKNLFELQLELAKLIGRESEAVRLKLRPDAVAINLQGGVFFKLGSADLTVEAVTILDKLAKPLTDAHYKLTIEGHSDNLAIKSAQFPSNWELSSARASSVARFFIAQGFPKGDIRVMGLADTEPLAPNTDKAGNNIPTNQAKNRRVIILVRPISGR; this is encoded by the coding sequence ATGCAGTTCAACGGCAAATTCATTCCCAAGCGCAAGACACCCGCGCCTGACGGCGGCTGGCAGTTGACCCTGGCGGACATGATGACGCTCATTCTCTGCTTTTTCGTCATCATGCTGGCTGTGTCCAAGATCGACCCCAACCGCTATGAAGCCGTGTCCGATATCATGGCCGAAGCCATGAAGGGCAAGGCCGCGCCCAGTAAAAGGGCAAGCGAACCCGTGCAGGCTGTGGTGGAGAAAAAGCAGAAGAATCTTTTTGAACTGCAATTGGAGCTGGCCAAGCTCATCGGCCGAGAATCCGAGGCCGTGCGATTGAAGTTGCGGCCCGATGCCGTGGCCATCAATCTGCAAGGCGGGGTGTTCTTCAAGCTCGGCAGTGCAGACCTGACCGTTGAGGCCGTGACCATCCTCGACAAGCTGGCCAAGCCGCTCACAGACGCACACTACAAGCTGACCATCGAAGGCCACTCCGACAACCTCGCCATCAAGTCGGCCCAGTTTCCGTCCAACTGGGAGCTGTCCAGTGCCCGCGCTTCCAGCGTGGCCCGGTTCTTTATCGCTCAGGGATTCCCCAAGGGGGACATACGGGTCATGGGATTGGCCGACACCGAGCCGTTGGCCCCCAACACGGACAAGGCAGGGAACAACATCCCGACCAATCAGGCCAAAAATCGTCGGGTGATCATTCTGGTCCGGCCGATTTCAGGACGTTAA
- a CDS encoding pyridoxal phosphate-dependent aminotransferase codes for MRISDRLSRIKPSATLAVNTKAQELRDQGREIISLAVGQPDYGTPKHVCEAAKVALDEGFTRYTPVPGIPELRKGVADYYTHFYGAKTAPENAIICNGGKQVLYNLLMALVNPGDEVLIPSPYWVSYPAMVQLADGVSVFVPTTAEEEYLVTVEGLEAVRTAKTKVLILNSPSNPTGCCYTQEQLDAIADWAIKNDIFVISDEVYDRLVYAPFSPVSLAKKWEAHPESIAIVGALSKSFCMTGWRVGYALAHADLVKAMVKIQGQSTSNINSITQKAAVAALTGPWEIVDKMKESFVRRRDLAYDIITSWGALCPKPDGAFYLFPVLDQFYTEEAPDSASMCTKILEEAGVALVPGSAFGDDKCIRFSYAVDDEILLKALTKVGNVLTGI; via the coding sequence ATGCGAATTTCCGATCGTCTGTCCCGGATCAAGCCATCGGCTACCCTGGCGGTGAATACCAAGGCCCAGGAGCTGCGTGATCAGGGACGCGAGATCATCAGTCTTGCTGTCGGCCAGCCCGACTATGGCACCCCTAAACATGTCTGTGAAGCGGCCAAGGTCGCACTTGACGAGGGGTTTACCCGGTACACGCCGGTTCCCGGCATCCCCGAACTGCGCAAGGGTGTGGCTGACTATTATACCCATTTTTACGGAGCCAAGACAGCTCCCGAGAATGCCATTATCTGTAACGGCGGCAAGCAGGTGCTCTACAACCTGCTCATGGCCCTGGTAAATCCGGGTGATGAAGTGCTCATTCCGTCTCCCTACTGGGTCAGCTATCCGGCCATGGTTCAGCTGGCCGACGGTGTGTCCGTGTTTGTTCCGACCACGGCAGAGGAGGAGTACCTCGTCACGGTGGAAGGGCTTGAAGCGGTCCGTACTGCCAAAACCAAAGTGCTCATCCTGAATTCACCGTCTAATCCGACCGGCTGTTGCTATACCCAGGAACAGCTCGACGCCATCGCGGACTGGGCCATCAAGAATGACATTTTCGTTATTTCGGATGAAGTGTATGATCGTCTGGTCTACGCGCCGTTCTCGCCGGTTTCCCTGGCCAAAAAATGGGAAGCGCATCCCGAATCAATCGCCATTGTTGGCGCGTTGTCCAAGTCGTTCTGCATGACCGGATGGCGTGTCGGTTACGCGCTGGCACACGCTGATCTGGTCAAGGCAATGGTCAAGATTCAGGGGCAAAGTACCTCCAATATCAACTCCATTACGCAGAAAGCGGCAGTGGCTGCACTCACCGGTCCGTGGGAAATTGTAGACAAAATGAAAGAATCCTTTGTGCGTCGCCGCGATTTAGCGTATGATATTATTACAAGTTGGGGTGCACTCTGTCCGAAGCCGGACGGAGCGTTCTATCTTTTTCCGGTTCTTGATCAGTTTTACACTGAAGAAGCACCGGATTCAGCGAGTATGTGCACCAAGATTTTAGAAGAGGCTGGCGTGGCACTTGTGCCCGGTTCAGCCTTTGGTGATGACAAATGCATCCGCTTTTCCTATGCCGTGGATGACGAAATATTACTGAAAGCTCTTACCAAAGTAGGCAACGTCCTGACGGGGATATAG
- a CDS encoding motility protein A, translating into MNIATIFGIIAGIFVLCAATFAATDSVQVFLNGPGLAIVLGGTIAATFICYPLREVMRVMGLFVSAFRAEELPIGDYIRDIVTISKTVSKKGEEHLEKSLKSMENEFLRDGLQMLLDGYSKQELEEILNNRIQQYHEQESNAAGIYRTMAALSPAFGIIGTLIGLIAMMQTMGDDITRIGPAMATALTTTLYGALFANMIYTPIATKVERRVEERTILMCVIRDGILFIKDKTPAPIVMDKLKGYLPPSKWSSIGAR; encoded by the coding sequence ATGAATATCGCCACCATCTTCGGGATTATCGCCGGTATCTTTGTCCTCTGCGCGGCCACCTTCGCGGCCACGGATTCGGTTCAGGTCTTCCTGAACGGTCCGGGTCTCGCCATCGTACTCGGCGGAACCATCGCGGCCACGTTCATCTGCTATCCCCTACGGGAGGTCATGCGCGTCATGGGGCTGTTCGTGTCCGCTTTCCGGGCCGAGGAGCTGCCCATCGGCGATTACATTCGGGATATCGTCACCATCTCCAAGACAGTGAGCAAGAAGGGCGAAGAGCATCTGGAAAAATCGCTCAAGTCCATGGAAAACGAATTTCTGCGCGACGGGCTGCAGATGCTGCTGGACGGCTACTCCAAACAGGAGCTGGAGGAAATCCTCAACAACCGCATCCAGCAGTATCACGAACAGGAGTCCAATGCCGCCGGCATCTATCGGACCATGGCCGCCCTGTCTCCCGCCTTCGGCATCATCGGTACGCTCATCGGCCTGATCGCCATGATGCAGACCATGGGCGACGACATCACCCGCATCGGCCCGGCCATGGCCACGGCCCTGACCACCACCCTGTACGGCGCGCTGTTCGCCAACATGATCTATACGCCCATTGCCACCAAGGTCGAACGGCGTGTGGAGGAGCGCACCATCCTGATGTGCGTTATCCGCGACGGTATCCTGTTCATCAAGGACAAGACGCCCGCGCCTATCGTCATGGACAAGCTCAAGGGGTACCTACCCCCGAGCAAGTGGTCTTCCATCGGCGCCAGATAG
- the serB gene encoding phosphoserine phosphatase SerB produces MEKIILIHVTGGDRPGLTAELSEVLAGYDVDVLDIGQVVIHNFLTLGILIRLPSNSQPVLKDLLFKAHELGVTMKLHPLNEEEYSSWVGDANKARYIITLLARSVSSRQISAITEVIAESGMNIDTIHRLSGRVPLDCNDYECSRGCVEFTVRGTPRDIADIRSRFLEISADLMVDIAFQEDNIFRRNRRLVAFDMDSTLIQAEVIDELAKEAGVGDEVAAITEAAMRGELDFKQSLKKRLSLLEGLDESVLQTVADRLPMTEGAEKLITNLKNVGYKIAILSGGFTYFGHILQEKFGVDYVYANELEIIDGKLTGKAVGDIVDANKKAELLQSIADIEKISLQQVIAVGDGANDLPMLNLAGLGIAFHAKPKVKKGARQSISTLGLDTILYLIGVRDREVV; encoded by the coding sequence ATGGAAAAGATCATATTGATACATGTGACTGGTGGCGACAGGCCCGGGCTGACTGCGGAGTTGTCTGAAGTGTTGGCCGGGTATGATGTGGACGTGCTCGACATCGGCCAGGTGGTCATTCATAATTTTCTGACCTTGGGCATTCTGATCAGACTCCCGTCCAATTCCCAGCCGGTTCTGAAAGACCTGCTGTTCAAGGCCCATGAACTGGGCGTGACCATGAAGCTCCACCCGCTCAATGAAGAGGAATACTCCTCGTGGGTAGGGGACGCCAACAAGGCGCGCTACATCATCACTCTGCTGGCGCGGTCCGTGTCATCTCGGCAGATCTCGGCCATCACCGAAGTCATCGCCGAATCCGGCATGAACATCGACACCATCCACAGGCTCTCCGGGCGTGTGCCTCTTGATTGCAACGACTATGAATGTTCACGCGGCTGCGTGGAGTTCACCGTGCGCGGCACGCCTCGGGACATCGCGGATATTCGCTCCCGGTTCCTGGAAATATCCGCCGACCTCATGGTGGACATCGCCTTTCAGGAAGACAACATCTTTCGCCGCAACCGCCGTCTGGTCGCGTTTGACATGGACTCCACCCTCATCCAGGCAGAAGTCATCGACGAGCTGGCCAAGGAAGCGGGCGTGGGCGATGAAGTGGCGGCCATCACCGAGGCGGCCATGCGCGGCGAGCTTGATTTCAAGCAGTCGCTCAAGAAACGGTTGTCACTCCTTGAAGGGCTGGACGAATCCGTTCTCCAGACAGTCGCCGACCGGTTGCCCATGACCGAGGGGGCGGAAAAGCTCATCACCAACCTCAAGAACGTGGGATACAAGATCGCCATCCTGTCCGGCGGATTCACCTACTTCGGCCACATCCTTCAGGAAAAATTCGGCGTTGATTATGTCTACGCCAATGAGCTGGAGATCATCGACGGCAAACTCACAGGCAAGGCCGTCGGCGATATCGTGGACGCCAACAAGAAAGCGGAGCTGCTTCAATCCATCGCAGATATTGAAAAAATTTCGCTGCAACAGGTCATTGCCGTGGGTGACGGCGCCAACGATCTGCCCATGCTCAACCTGGCCGGGCTTGGTATCGCCTTCCATGCAAAGCCCAAGGTCAAGAAGGGTGCGCGTCAGTCCATCTCCACCCTTGGTCTGGACACCATCCTCTATCTCATCGGCGTTCGTGACCGCGAGGTCGTGTAG
- a CDS encoding cyclic nucleotide-binding domain-containing protein — protein sequence MTTSIQNIKSYHKGRSIYKEGQNGTVAYMIQKGSVTLYKTVNGKRILVDTLGRGEIFGEMSVLSKTERMESAEAAEYCDLMVLTEQVIQAMVAKCPKTIQHLTKLLIKRVRKAGDVNPNRTHKNSFLSICRILEMTHRCHVSMRAAEAKRIRGHKFGIAITEFSKQVKDILLVSQLEIDQTLDQLAALKIVTLTTQGSGKAFSERYVKVNDMENFFQVAANLHKELSKSDALEPELEYIDIHDFADEVEAQSEILYKKMANMEIPDTLFFFHKSSALAWAGDQPEEFFKRVKRKKKKIADLEDVNDIVFVDNATCKDVFAKLGYYKLGVLLAIAEQEARQKIIGNLSKKIATIVQDEAKERGTPDSTEAEDVSDELIELIKVTKGVSI from the coding sequence ATGACTACAAGCATTCAGAATATAAAATCCTATCATAAAGGCCGTTCCATCTATAAAGAAGGACAGAACGGAACCGTCGCCTACATGATCCAGAAAGGCTCGGTCACGTTGTATAAGACCGTGAACGGCAAGAGGATCCTTGTTGATACCCTCGGTCGGGGCGAGATCTTCGGCGAGATGTCCGTGCTGAGCAAAACAGAACGCATGGAAAGTGCCGAAGCCGCGGAATACTGCGATCTCATGGTACTGACAGAGCAGGTCATTCAGGCCATGGTCGCCAAATGCCCAAAAACCATCCAGCATCTGACCAAGCTGCTGATAAAGCGCGTGCGCAAGGCCGGAGATGTGAACCCCAACCGCACGCACAAGAATTCCTTTCTATCCATCTGTCGTATTCTCGAAATGACCCATCGCTGTCATGTCTCCATGCGGGCCGCAGAGGCCAAGCGTATCCGGGGTCACAAGTTCGGCATCGCCATCACCGAGTTTTCCAAACAGGTCAAGGATATCCTGCTGGTCTCACAGCTTGAAATCGACCAGACCCTGGACCAGTTGGCCGCCCTCAAGATTGTCACCCTGACAACCCAGGGATCGGGCAAGGCGTTCTCCGAGCGCTACGTCAAGGTCAATGACATGGAGAATTTCTTTCAGGTGGCGGCCAATCTGCACAAGGAGTTGTCCAAGTCGGACGCCCTGGAGCCGGAGCTGGAATACATCGACATCCATGATTTTGCCGACGAGGTCGAAGCCCAGAGCGAAATTCTCTACAAGAAGATGGCCAACATGGAGATCCCTGACACCCTGTTTTTCTTCCACAAGAGTTCGGCGCTCGCCTGGGCCGGAGACCAGCCCGAAGAGTTCTTCAAGCGGGTAAAGCGCAAGAAAAAGAAGATCGCCGACCTCGAAGACGTCAACGACATCGTGTTCGTGGACAACGCCACCTGCAAGGACGTGTTCGCCAAGCTCGGGTACTACAAGCTCGGTGTGCTCCTCGCCATAGCCGAACAGGAAGCCCGGCAAAAGATCATCGGCAACCTGTCCAAGAAAATCGCCACCATCGTGCAGGATGAGGCCAAGGAACGGGGAACCCCCGACTCCACCGAGGCCGAGGATGTCTCTGATGAGCTCATCGAACTGATCAAGGTCACCAAAGGGGTTTCCATCTAA
- a CDS encoding MerR family transcriptional regulator codes for MFTIGRLAQKHGLSRSTLLYYDRIGLLRPGGHMKGEYRQYSTNDDKRLRRICEYRRAGISLKEIGRMLDATADSDVADALENRLAQLNEEMTALKEQQAVVAGLLGRADLLGTHDHMDKATWVALLSAAGFSEADMRRWHIQFERSAPDRHVEFLRHLHIPEGEISAIRAMAAAPHAILNINKESGKFMEMFFKIYEGLNREGPGSFEMTKRAYDLCTGLPDTPEILELGCGTGGATIPLAQISGGIVTATEIYHPFLEQMIERAKDAGVEDRVIAAVMDMADIQAEPESFDLIWCEGAAYIMGVDSALEQWKHYLKPGGCLCLTDAVWLTDSAPEEVVEFWAKGYPAMRTAEANIKAAEAQGYTSLGHFTIDSQCWVDFYDDVQRRLGEAEKLYGDDPDGRAIIDMSHVENRLYRNYPDMVGYEFHVLKK; via the coding sequence ATGTTCACCATAGGAAGACTGGCTCAAAAACACGGACTGTCGCGCTCCACTCTGTTATATTATGACCGCATCGGCCTGCTTCGGCCTGGCGGGCACATGAAAGGGGAGTATAGACAGTATTCGACAAACGACGATAAACGCTTGCGCCGCATCTGCGAATACAGACGAGCCGGGATCAGCCTGAAGGAAATAGGGCGCATGCTCGATGCGACCGCTGACAGCGATGTGGCCGATGCGCTGGAGAACCGTCTTGCCCAACTGAATGAGGAGATGACCGCGCTCAAGGAACAACAGGCGGTGGTGGCCGGTCTCCTCGGGCGGGCCGACCTGCTCGGCACACACGACCACATGGACAAGGCGACATGGGTTGCGCTCCTGTCCGCGGCAGGCTTTTCCGAAGCGGACATGCGGCGCTGGCACATCCAGTTCGAACGGAGCGCCCCGGACAGGCATGTGGAATTTCTGCGCCACCTGCATATCCCGGAAGGAGAAATCAGTGCCATACGAGCCATGGCGGCAGCGCCTCACGCGATACTCAACATCAACAAGGAATCAGGTAAATTCATGGAAATGTTTTTCAAAATATACGAAGGGTTAAACAGGGAAGGTCCCGGCAGTTTCGAGATGACCAAACGCGCCTACGACCTGTGCACGGGACTGCCGGACACCCCGGAGATACTGGAGCTGGGCTGCGGTACGGGCGGAGCCACCATCCCCCTGGCGCAGATATCCGGCGGCATTGTAACTGCCACTGAAATCTACCACCCTTTCCTGGAGCAGATGATAGAACGGGCCAAGGACGCGGGTGTGGAAGATCGCGTCATCGCCGCTGTCATGGACATGGCGGACATTCAGGCCGAACCGGAATCATTTGACCTCATCTGGTGCGAAGGCGCGGCCTATATCATGGGCGTGGACTCGGCTCTGGAGCAATGGAAGCACTATCTCAAACCAGGGGGCTGCCTGTGCCTGACCGATGCGGTCTGGCTCACGGACTCCGCGCCTGAAGAGGTGGTCGAGTTCTGGGCCAAAGGGTATCCGGCCATGCGCACGGCCGAGGCCAACATCAAGGCTGCGGAAGCACAGGGCTACACCTCTCTCGGCCACTTTACCATCGACTCTCAGTGCTGGGTGGATTTTTATGATGACGTCCAACGCCGTCTGGGGGAAGCGGAAAAACTCTATGGAGACGACCCTGACGGCCGCGCCATCATTGATATGTCCCACGTAGAAAACAGACTGTATCGCAACTATCCCGATATGGTCGGATACGAATTCCACGTCCTCAAAAAATAA
- a CDS encoding bactofilin family protein, with protein MGMFSKKNSDHSELNAFLGVGTEYRGKLDFVGTVRIDGRFEGEISTDGDLVLGRKAFIEGTVHVGRLTSCGEIRGDVYVKEHAVLEKTSVLNGSLTSPSLVVEKGAVLEGAVSMTGSSAVVGKTKVVSANFGGKPAQPETTESDVAKTGSDDTEA; from the coding sequence ATGGGTATGTTTTCAAAGAAAAATTCTGATCACTCCGAGCTGAACGCCTTTCTGGGCGTGGGCACTGAATATAGAGGCAAACTTGATTTTGTTGGCACGGTTCGCATTGACGGACGTTTCGAGGGTGAGATCTCCACTGATGGCGATCTGGTTCTCGGACGCAAGGCCTTCATCGAGGGAACGGTCCATGTGGGCCGACTGACCTCCTGCGGCGAAATCCGCGGCGATGTGTACGTCAAGGAACACGCTGTGCTGGAAAAGACGAGCGTTCTCAACGGCAGCCTGACATCACCATCCCTGGTGGTGGAAAAGGGCGCGGTGCTTGAAGGTGCGGTCTCCATGACCGGCTCTAGCGCTGTCGTTGGAAAAACCAAAGTGGTGTCCGCTAACTTTGGGGGCAAACCCGCCCAACCCGAGACAACCGAATCCGACGTCGCCAAGACCGGATCTGACGATACAGAAGCGTAA
- a CDS encoding D-lyxose/D-mannose family sugar isomerase — protein MKRSEINALIADAKEFYESFLFKLPPWAFWGPDDWKGTGDSEVVRNQLGWDLTDYGAGDFEKRGLILFTIRNGNLAAGDKKQYAEKIMIVRENQICPMHFHWSKTEDIINRGGGNLVIELYGSTPDEELGKEPITVIVDGFARTVEPGGTVVLTPGESIFLEQGMYHRFYGEPGKGKVLVGEVSSVNDDNTDNRFHKEQARFPDIEEDEAPLHLLCTDYPKYI, from the coding sequence ATGAAACGAAGCGAAATCAATGCACTGATTGCCGATGCCAAGGAATTCTATGAATCCTTCCTGTTCAAGCTCCCACCGTGGGCCTTTTGGGGGCCTGACGACTGGAAAGGCACTGGAGATTCCGAGGTCGTCCGCAACCAGCTCGGCTGGGACTTGACGGATTATGGCGCTGGCGACTTTGAAAAGCGCGGTCTGATTCTGTTTACCATCCGCAACGGCAACCTGGCTGCCGGGGACAAGAAGCAGTACGCTGAAAAGATCATGATTGTCCGCGAGAACCAGATCTGCCCCATGCATTTCCATTGGTCCAAGACCGAGGACATCATCAACCGGGGCGGAGGCAATCTCGTCATCGAGCTGTATGGCTCCACTCCTGATGAGGAGTTGGGCAAGGAGCCGATCACCGTCATAGTGGATGGGTTTGCGCGCACGGTGGAGCCCGGCGGCACGGTAGTCTTGACGCCCGGTGAATCAATTTTCCTTGAGCAAGGGATGTACCACCGCTTCTACGGTGAACCCGGCAAGGGGAAGGTGCTGGTCGGCGAGGTGTCGTCAGTGAATGATGATAATACTGACAACCGGTTTCATAAAGAGCAGGCGCGGTTCCCCGACATTGAGGAGGATGAAGCTCCGCTTCACCTGTTGTGTACGGATTACCCGAAATATATTTAA
- a CDS encoding GNAT family acetyltransferase has protein sequence MDTNDTLILPFDNAVHRQAVIDLWKMVFDPLASYNDPAFAIDRKRAVDDLFFVAVENDTVIGTIMAGYDGHRGWIYSLAVHPDQRKHGIGSMLLHHAENALTKRGCFKINLQVRESNVDVIRFYEANGFAMEKILSMGKVVDQD, from the coding sequence ATGGATACCAACGATACACTTATCCTCCCCTTTGACAACGCGGTCCACCGGCAGGCGGTGATTGACCTGTGGAAGATGGTCTTTGATCCCCTGGCATCGTATAATGATCCGGCATTCGCCATAGACCGGAAGCGAGCGGTGGACGATCTCTTTTTCGTGGCCGTTGAGAACGACACGGTTATCGGAACGATCATGGCCGGATACGACGGCCACCGAGGATGGATTTACTCATTGGCCGTGCATCCTGATCAGCGCAAACATGGCATCGGGTCAATGCTCCTGCACCATGCCGAGAACGCACTCACAAAACGCGGTTGCTTCAAAATCAACCTGCAGGTTCGCGAGTCCAATGTGGACGTCATCCGGTTTTATGAGGCGAATGGCTTTGCCATGGAAAAGATCCTCAGCATGGGCAAGGTCGTTGATCAGGATTAA
- a CDS encoding AI-2E family transporter: MFTSDKPYTLDSVVRLLLGVGFFLGLIWLLGFLSNVLIPFVVALLVAYLLNPLTCFIQKYVKSRGIAVAVTLIGLVAFIVGVFMVIVPMMATELTHMGRVLSELVNNAEFATKVSKHLPPDVWQWLRNIASQQEVRDLFSSTGAADAAQSFLDTIIPGVKGLAQGTASFLAGFLGLGIIILYLVFLLADFGKIKENWQEYLPAGIRDSVTGFLGEFEKTMSLYFRGQISIALIVGVLMSIGFTLIDLPLGIVLGMIIGILNIAPYLGAVGMVPAVLLAALDSLEAGESVWIGVGLVVAVMAIVQTIQEVFLVPKIQGESLGLSPWLILLSLSVWGKLLGFLGLLIALPMTCLCLSYYRRMLAQTATAE, from the coding sequence ATGTTTACTTCCGACAAGCCGTACACGCTGGACTCCGTGGTCCGCTTGCTCCTTGGGGTCGGGTTCTTTCTCGGCCTTATCTGGCTTCTGGGTTTTCTCTCCAATGTGCTGATACCCTTTGTGGTGGCCCTGCTCGTGGCATATCTGCTCAATCCGCTGACCTGTTTTATCCAGAAATATGTCAAAAGCCGTGGCATTGCAGTCGCCGTGACCCTGATCGGTCTTGTAGCGTTCATCGTGGGGGTGTTCATGGTGATTGTGCCCATGATGGCTACCGAGCTGACCCATATGGGCCGTGTGTTGTCCGAGCTGGTTAACAACGCCGAGTTTGCGACCAAGGTCTCGAAGCATCTGCCGCCGGATGTCTGGCAGTGGCTGCGCAACATCGCCTCCCAGCAGGAAGTACGCGACCTCTTTTCCTCGACAGGAGCGGCTGACGCGGCTCAATCCTTTCTGGACACCATAATCCCCGGCGTCAAAGGGCTGGCCCAGGGGACGGCAAGCTTCCTGGCAGGCTTCCTCGGTCTGGGCATCATCATTCTGTATCTCGTTTTTCTGCTGGCTGACTTCGGCAAGATTAAGGAGAATTGGCAGGAATACCTGCCTGCCGGAATCCGCGACTCCGTGACCGGCTTCCTCGGCGAGTTCGAAAAAACCATGAGTCTCTATTTTCGTGGTCAGATTTCCATCGCGCTCATTGTGGGCGTTCTCATGTCCATAGGCTTTACCCTCATCGACCTTCCTCTGGGCATCGTACTCGGCATGATTATCGGCATACTGAACATCGCCCCTTACCTCGGTGCTGTGGGCATGGTTCCGGCCGTACTGCTGGCGGCTCTGGACTCTCTTGAGGCTGGCGAGTCCGTCTGGATCGGCGTCGGGCTGGTGGTGGCTGTCATGGCTATTGTCCAGACGATTCAGGAGGTCTTTCTCGTACCGAAAATTCAGGGGGAGAGCCTTGGGCTTTCGCCGTGGCTCATCCTGTTGTCCCTGTCTGTCTGGGGCAAACTGCTGGGTTTTCTCGGCCTGCTCATCGCGCTGCCCATGACCTGTCTCTGTCTGTCGTATTATCGACGGATGTTGGCGCAGACAGCGACAGCCGAGTAG